The stretch of DNA ATCAGATGTGCTTGGTGAGGAAGAGAAGGACTCAAGACTTATAATTTTCAGCGTGGCTCGATCTGGCAGTTCTGACACATCTGTCAGATTGCAGAGAGCATTGTTAAACAGTGGGTCTTCAAACTGTAGTTTGAAATCATATGGTAGTGCCAGTTTAACTTTCAAGAGTTCCAAAAGAGACTCAAGGTTGCCTGGTTTCTGATCAAGGCTGATTCTTCTAATGTCACAATCAGTGACGACGACTCTGATTGGCCACTTCTGTTCCATAGTCCTACAAAGAAGAGAGCCATAAAGTTAGTGCAGCTAGCATAATATGTAATgtttcaaagaaacaaacaacgTGCCTCTGACTTGGTATGccaacaaaggaaaaacatcgTTGAACTCGGTCAACTGAGAGGCAACCAAGCCTGTGCTGCTTtgtgtcaattcataagcacgAAGATGCTCATGATACCATGCAATCATTGATTTGCACAAGAAAACAATGTCCGCATTAATCACTAGCACTTGCTTAATCTGTCTGAATTCTGGAAGCCCTCCACATGAACCTACAGAAACCACCATATCTGCAGCATAGTTCATTCCATCAATATTGACAGACACAGCTGACAGGACTGTGTTTTGGAGACCACATCTTTGGTGCAAAATGTCTTGAATGTTCCCTGGGAGGGAAGAAATCATTATACTCTTGACTTTGTTTGCTTGGAGTGCTGGTTTGAAAAATGAAGCACAGTCCAAATGGTACGCCATCATCTTCTGATGTCGCCTTGCCAAAGTTAGGGGAACATTTTTGAAGTTCTGAGTTTCATGGATGACTTTTTTGAAGAAGTTGTGCTTCCCTTGGAATCTCATTGTCCACATGTCTATGAGAGGTCCAAAGACTTTCGTCAAGCGGGGATAATGCTCGATATAGTGATGCTTTGGACGGAGTCTGCAAGCTGGAAAAGCATTTAGTAGTAACTCTCTGTGCTCTGATATTTTAGATTCTAAATAGAACAAAGACTCATCTGTGAATCTCAGAGATACAACCAATTCAAGCACATCTTTTAAAACCATGAGCACCTCCCATGTTTCATCTCCCTCAGGAACAAGATGCCCAATCATTAAGGGAAGCAATCTGATTAGACACAAGTTTTCATGGCCGTTCCCTCCAAATGTCTTCTTTGAGGCAAATGTCTTTGGAACTGGTTGTGGTTTGTCCGTTTTGTCAGAAAAGGAATATGGGAATTCTTTGATGGCCTGATTTAGTGTCTCAAGAgagatgtatttcttttttatcagaTCTTGAATGCACAGGTGCAATTCAAATGGGACCACTCCCTCCAAAAAATCATGAAGAATATCTGGAGGAAATCCATCAACAGCATGAAAATATTTCAAGTTTTCACCAAGCACACATCCGCCTTTGACTCCACAATGTGCTACTTTAGATGGGTCCTGCTTGACTTCCTGAACCTGGCTGTCATGGGCATCTTTGGTTCTCAGCGTGTAAAAACCTGagctgacattttttgtttggatttcTTCTCTTGTGGCCATACAAAACCTGCACATCCTCTCCACAATAAAGCTCTCTTGAAATCCCGCCAATGCATGGGCGGCCAAGTTATCTGCTGCAACATACAGCACAGTCCCCTTAATGCTTGCTCCCAACTTTTCAACATAAACTCCATTCTCCTCAAGTGATGCTAGGTCTTCAATAAGTGGACGTAGGACTTCATGATACCCCTTCTCTTTAACAGTGTTTACCTTGCATAAAACAGCCAACTGTATGGCATGAAGGGATGAGCGGTACTTTGGGTGTAGATTGGCAAGAACCCAATATACTGCGCACAACTTATGCTTCTTCTTAGATGTTCCGAGTGGGTTTGCAACCTCAAAGTCATCAATATACAACCCCAGGGCAATTCTGAATTCGTCTTCtgaaatggcattttcactGAAGTGAGAACCATCCCTATAGTTACTGTATCCACTTCCTTTAGAGCTGCTGGTGGTGAGAGCCTTGTCTAAAACATCATCTTTGCTCAACAGTGCCTGAAGCATTTTAATCAGTGGAATGTAAACTATATTTTGACCCTGCTTCTCAGTGACAAACTCCACAGGTTCCATGACAGGAAATTCTTTCGCAATGTAAGTTGCTCTCCTATTGGAAGTTGAAAGCGAGCCTCCAGCTGATGTGtgtttcaaaaacacatttgtgtcaGTCACTGCACAGACTACCTCCTTAACAACAGCATTATCAATATCAGGATAATGGCATCTGAGTATCTCCTCAACCACAGAAAACATCACGGGTTCTGAAAGTTGAAATACCTGTCCTATTTGCTGGATGATTTCTTGGAGAGCACTTTCAGATATGTTCAGTATTGTCTGCATTTTCAGGAAAAGTGAGGCCAAGTTATGCTCAAGCTGAGAGTTGAGGTCATTGACATCAACACCAACATCTGTCAGATCCTCTTCTTCTAAACTAGTGACATCTTCAGCTGGAACAGGTTCAGCTGGGACAGAGGTGCTCTCCTCAGTGCCACAGAGCTGCACAGCTATTCCTGGTTTGAACTGAAGACTAGATGTAGAATACTTCTGGTCATGATTcctatttttgtgtgtgttaaaagtAGAGTAGACATTTGTCTCAAAGTCACAGTCCAGATAGGGGCACTGCACTTTTTGCATCAACTTCAGATGCTTGCGTAAATGAGTAAAAAATTCCTTTTTACTGCAAGGTTCATTAAACTCACACACTTGACAATTAAATGTTTGCACATAATCTTTTTCACTGGCCAACTGAGAGTGAAATCTGGATAAATGAACCTTCAGGGGAGGTTCTTGTGAAGCCACCATGCTTTAATCTATAATGCTTTAATAGCTGGCCTCTTTTTGGAGTGACAAAAGTGCAGAACTTACATGTCCACAGCATCCCTCTTCCAGTAGAcacttgaaaaaaatacaggagAACAATAAATTAGACTCAAAGAGACAGTGACCACCTATTGTAATGTCTAATGTTGAAGTATTTAGGATTAGCAACCTGCCCTTTGAGATGTTACTTATCACTGTTATCATTTGTCATCATATTTTAAATTTCAATCCAGtgatagaaataaaaacaaaagtaaaaggtATTATAGTAAACAGTTGTCTAAATTCTATAAGACAATACCAAAAAACTTGTTATCATCATTTTCTTACAAAaggtttttaatgtaataattttgCAATGGtggataaaaaataataaacatgaaataaaaattaTTAAGAGTGACAATACCGTCTGGCAAGGATTGTGGTCCAGTCTACTGAGAAAGCTTCTTGTCAATGAAGCAgcagtgagggaggaggtgcaGTGAGACGAATAGCTGCGTCTGCTGAACTGGTCTGGCTGGGTAAGATGGTTATCTGGTACCCTGGTGGCCAACCCAGTCTTGGTGACCGAGGGAACCTTTTTTCTAACTGCCACCAACTTCACTGCCAGAGACACCACCCTAAGGTAGGCTatatggagaggaaaaaaataaatagtacAATTTTAACAGTCATTTTTAACAGCCATGTGTATTCTCATATCCTTCATATCTAAGCAAGATTAAATGATGAACTGATTAATATTATTTCAATAATGTTTCCAattttgtgtattaaaacaGATGGCAGTTACTATGAAAAACTCCTTCAGACAAAATGTATTACTTAAGGATAAGCATTAATAATTAATCTGACCTGCATTTTGAATTTCTAAATGAAAGCAGTACCCACCTTGTCTCCTTTCTtctgtgttggtttgttggttttagTATGTATCAGGGTCTTACACCACCtgcatgaaataaacacaactgGGTAAAGTCACTAGTCAGCACTGATGGGCAGTAACGCGTTAGAAGTAACCCGACTACTTTTTTCAAGTAACGAGTAAAATCAAGGGATTACAATggcaaaaacagtaattagatTACTGTTACTTTACCGCAAGCTTGCTGCGTTACTGCGTTACTAAGCCGTGATATTGTTTTGTGAGACTGTCTCGTGACAATGGCTTATGAGCGGCGCGGCGTCAGTGGTAAACAACAGACACCTGTAGATCAACAAGATATAGCACGGAGCGCGAGAGAGCAGGACCATGCAGCGTTTAATGTTTGCAAGTACCGACATAACTTTGAGTTTGACTAGGTAAAAGGTGACAAAAACCCGGCCCTCCGGTCTTGAGCCCGGACCCGATGTAGCCCGCACCGCGCGCGCTTCTCTGCTCACCGCGGCTCCCGTTGCCGGCGACGGACGTGGATCGGCCCCCTGCTCCAACGCTTTCACTGGGACAGTATTTACCTTTCTCTAGCGTTACTGGGTCAGTTATAACCGCTGTTAAGAGCAGCGGGCGTGTCCTGAGCCAGAGAAGAAGCGCCTAGTTACTGTAATGGTAATTTAATTGATGTTACACACACAATGTTTACATCCCAGCACGAGCATGACTGCACGGAGCCGAACTGAGCGACAggcagccccccccccaccaccaccaccaccacacacgcGCGCGCTTCTCTCCCACCACAGCccgttaagctaagctaactggttAACTCAGAAACAACAGAATTAAAGTGGCGCGCGCTAATCCAGCAGCTAACAGTGAGGACCTGGTGGAGACATATTAGCACTACACTGGGGCACCAGGCCGAGTCTAAGCACTTTTATCCTGATTCGCCCATGTTGAGCTGCTGCTAACGTCTGCTCTGTGAACCCGcgggcagacacacacagaccaacaTGCCAACAAAAAGTCAAAGAGTGGGCTTTCTTCCAACAACTCTCATTCCAAACATTAAATTATATTGACAAGATTACAAACAAGAGCTTTACACTTACCGAAACCAACGTTAGAGCCAACGTTCTGTGAGGGCAATGGcgttctctttcttcttctttagttAGGCAGACTAGACACAGCTATGGTGTATTGCTGCCCCTACTGTTTGTTATCGAGACCTACGTCAAATCCTTCTGTACACTCCTATTTTGTGTAGATAGTCCATCAACTTCTTTGTCTTAGGCCAAGAATCCAGATTTAAAAGCGTGTGCATATTAAAAACAGTTTCCCCATCTGTTCCAAGTTTCCTGAAGAGAGTCCTTCTTTGTTTGGAGTATATTTTGCACTGGAGTAGCACATGTTTTACTGTCTCGCTATCTCCACATTCACATTTGCCATCAGGATGCTTATCAATCAGAGCCAGCCCACTCCTCAGCCCACAGTGTCCCAGCCTCAGTCATGAGAGTAATACAGAGTCTTTTCTATTACATTTAATGGTGCACTTGCTTTTACTTACACTCTGCTGCACTATAAAGTATGCCcttcccttcctttccttctcccAAGATTTTTGCCACTTCTCTTTTAAAAATCGGTTTATTCTTTCTGTGTACTCTGGTGCTCCATATTGTAAGTGAATTTGAACTCTTTCCTCCTTGACCGCCTTTTTTGCCATCTCATCCGCCTCCTCGTTCCCCTTCACACCCATATGTGCTGGAACCCAAAGAAATCCCACCTCATACCCTGCTTTGTGTATCCTGAAAAGAGACTGTAAAATTTCTACCACTACATCAGGTCTGTACTTGGATTTAGTTTCTTTTATTGTAGTTAAGGTTGCAGCTGAATCACTGCATATGATTGAATTTCCCTGTTTATTTTCCTCAATCCATCTTAATGCCCACAGAACTGCCACCATTTCTGCTGTGAAGACTGACATATGATCTGAAATTCTATATCCTTTTTTATAACCGATTTCAGGTATGCTAATACCAACTGCCACTCTTCCACTTTCATGATCCTTTGACCCATCTGTGTAAATTTGTAGGTGGTCTCCCCATTTTAGTTGCTGCCAGATTTTAACCTCCTTTACTACATCTTCTGACAtccttgttttgcttttattcaaCAACTTTAGGTCAACCATGGGATCTGGAATTAACCATGCTGGAACAACTGGTCGACATACTGGAGGACAGACACTAATATCCACCATTCCAATTTCCCGTACCACCGATTTTAATTTTTCCGCAAAATTTGTTTTAGCCTTTTTTGATATTCCCATAAACTCCCAGTGCTCATTCAGAAGGTTTTTTGTTggtatcatttcattttgtccTTTAAGCTTCATTAAATATCTCAAACCAAGTTTATGTCTTCTAATTTCTAACGGCATCTCTCCCATTTCGGCAATGGCGTTGATCGCTTGCCTGAGTTTACTTCCAGTGGTAGATGCGCGCCAACCGGAAATGGACATGCGCACTGGGGTGCGCAGCTCTGTAACTTAAGTCTCATACCACAAACCATGCTACTCACTCAGAAAAATCAAGGTCATATAACTTAAGGAAACAAGTATGCAGGTAAAAAGTGCAGAAAACTCGGTGTAAGAAAGTAAACTTAAAAAACTAGTAAAAGTTAAATGCACTATTTCATCTTTAGTCTGGACATTGTTTGCTTTTACAGTGTACTAAATTTGGCTTTACTGAGGCTGACTGTGCTCTACCAAATCGTGATTTAGTGAACTGGAAGGAGAAACAATAATGACGAGTTAATTTCATAATGCAAAGCATAAAACAATTCACACAAGACATTAATAACTGCAACAATATTCACCATAGCTAAACTTGGAGGGGGGCGCAGGAAAGACCGCTGGGCTAAATGATCATCACTGGCTGAGACTGAGGCCACAGGCTGAACATCAGCAGGGGACTGAGTGGCAGGCTGCTAAAACAAGAGGATTATCACATGCGCTGTAACAGCAACAGCATAACAGCAATGTAAACAGACATGCAATATTTTTCTAATGTTCACCTTAACAGTGTGAAAGCCACAATTACAGGTCGTGGATCCTCCAAAGAGGGTGGTCTGTCCACGGGCCTGCAAGGGGCATTTCTCAATCTGAAACAATCAAAATTGTATTCAGCCTAGAGTAAGACACTTTCTGCACCAACAGAATGACTATTTCTCATCTAGTGATAGCATGGTCATGAGTAATAGGTGGATATTTTGCTGCACTTTACCTTCTGGTAGAGGTCAAAGGCTTTGCACTGCCTTGGGGACGGTCTGTTGCCTCCTCCAGCAGGCCAAACCCCAGAGCTGGCGAATGATTTCAGCCTCGCCATCCACTCCCCCTCTCCCATTTCCTTGTGGCTCTTTGGTTTAGTGCTCATCTGAAGACAACATGGAAATAATCACAGTAGTTACAACTGTGAATCACAGCATAAACATAGTGTGCTGAACAAGTGTGCAAGTCCTGTGAAATTCCAGTCTCTGTGCGATGACAACATTTACAGACTATATTTTTAGATGATTGCTAAACACCTTTATACACATTTATCTTTATATTACAATGATGTGCTCACATGTCCTGTGCAATTATCCAACCATGGTCATATCTATCAGTGAGAGGTGTATATCATGTAtacatttcttcattttgattttatttctaaATGAATCAATCACTCATTTCCTCTCATTTTGACTCCTGAGCTGCTATTACAAGTTACTGGTGTAGGATCAATAGAAGTCACGTTATCTTGTCATGTTTGCATTCAGGTAACGTTACTGTAATGACATGACTATAAGAACTGTCATACTTGGGCTTCAGGTTGGCTGATAAGGTCCTTTATTTCTTGAAAGTAGTTTAAATGAATTCACAAACTAAGCGGCAACATGACCGGTTAATATGTACAGTAGGCTTACTCAGTAGACTGTACAAGTGTATTAAGCAGAACAAATGAACAGGTACACATGGTATGGGATCGTGTAATAAGAACACACAGTGCTCCTGAAGCACATACACGCTGTCATAACGCTAccgctacagttacagttacttaCAGTTAATGTACAGTAGATGCAGGGGCGACTTTTAGTGGGGCAGCTTAGCTAGAAATTATATAAGGATTGTGCATTTTATGATAAAAGTGTCAAATTTGGTACACTTGTAGCCAAAGACATATAGAACAAAATTAGATGTGGAGGCACAACGAATTTTCAATATGGCagccattttcaagatggccgcctgTTTTGAGATTCAATTTCACATTAACAATGGATAATAGGTGATAGaaacatgaaatttggtacaatTATAGCCAGAGAAATGGGGAACATGTAGAGGGATCAAGACTTTTCAATATGACAAAAATTAGATGTGGAGGCATGACAAATTTTCAatatggcagccatttttcaagTGACAGTGACAACTGCTTTTAGATAAAATTTCATATTAACAATGGATAATAAGAAATAGAAGCATCAAATTTGGTAGATATGCTCAAAGACACAAAGGAAAAGCAATACAGATATGGACCcatcatacattttaaatatggcGACCATTTTGCAAAATGGCTGCCAGTGACAGCTCTTTTTAGATAATTTTCATAATAATGATGGACATAAATGATATGAGGATATATGTTGGATTTATCTACTAAGCATTCAAGACGGCGGGCATGCCTGGTCGCCTAGGAAAACAGTGCTTTCAATACAATTGCATTTATCTTATTTGGATATCAGTTAGGGTAAGAGTTAGGTTTAGAGTTAGGGTAGTCTGTGTAGATTTGTGTACATTCACATTTCCATGAAATAAAATTGTCCTAAATAGAGTGGATGTCAAAgcacaaccagggcacactggtgacACCACTGCTGTGAAACTCAGCATGGGGTTCAGTGACAGCTAATACACTCTGCTTTACAAAGCTTCACTTATTTGTGGTAGTTTAGTGATAGTTTAGTGGCAGTGTAGTTTAGTTTCCTAAATGCTATCTAATGTTAGCCCCACATCTAGTTGTTTATGACATGATGTAGTTAGATAGCTGCACCTGAATAGACAGGAAGTCCCAGCGTGCGAGAGACGAACCAAGGGTAACGGGGCTTTAAATGACTTTCATTTAGTTACCCGGAAGGTGTACAGATCGCACAGGAATTAAATGCCACTGGATGAACGATCGGACTAGGTGTAGGGTAGTTATCACATCTGAACCTAGTTGTATCCCAAATGTTAATGTGCTAAAAAGATAGTCCCTCGGCCTTCACTTAAGAAAATGGCTAAGAACTTTAAAGTTGTGAATCTTGTTGATCAAAGGTCTATATCTAAGACAGACTGGAATCTCTGTGCAATATGTCAGGAAGTCAAAGCAGAAGAAGCATTGACATGCCCATTGCAAAATACGCGAGTAGACAAGGGGAGTGGGTACAGTTCACTTGCAGAATATTTGACAAAGTTCAATGAACTTGGACAGCTCCCTTCAATGTTCACACTTGGACGGTTAGATGAGGGTCAAGGTATTGAAGCAGCCATGGTTGCAAATAAAGCTAAGGCTGCCATCTTGGTCACCTTCTTGAAAAAAAGTATAATCTAAATGATAGCTACCAAGTGCAATGCAGATAAATCCAACATATATCCTTGATATATAATCAACATCACATTATATCCATCATTAATATGAAAATTAATCTAAAAGCAGTTGTCACTGGCAGCCAATTTGGAAAATGACCGCCATGTAGATCATTTATGAGGGTccatatctgtatttttttagtGTATTTGGCCATAACGGTACCAAATTTGATGCTTATATTACATATTATCCATTGTTAATGTGAAATCTATAATATATTATCTATCTATAAACAGTTATCACTGGTGGCCATattaaaaatggctgccataTTGAAAATTTGTCGTGCCTCCACATCAAATTTTTGTCATATTGAAAAGTCTTGATTCCTCCACATGTTCCCCATGTGTTTGGCTATAACTGTACCAAATGTGATGCTCCTATCACATATTATCTATTGTTAATGTGGAATTTCATCTAAAAACAGTTGTCACtggcggccattttgaaaaatggccaccatatGAAAAAGTCTTGATCTCTACATGTTCCCCATGTCTTTGGCTATAACTGTACCAAAATTTATGTTTCTATTACCTATTATCCATTGTTAATGTGAAATTTAATCTAAAAACAGTTGTCactggcggccatcttgaaaaatggccgccatattGAAAATTTGTCGTGCCTCcacatctattttttttctatatgcCTTTGGCTACAAGCATACCAAATTTGATGCTTTTATCATAAAATGCACAATCCTTCTGGTTATCTGCCCCACTATTTAGctaacgttcacactggttatCTTAACTTAGCCACCGCTAGAAAGACGTGAAACAGGTCATCAATATTGAACTAAATGATGGGTTACTTGAATCAGAACATTCTGAATTTAATGACGATATAAATATATGTTAGTTATACACAAGTGTCTCCATTCATCGTAACATTGGTACCACATAACGTTAGTAATGTTAGCGACGGCTAGttacaatgaatgaatgacagtTGCTGAAGAACATCATAACTGGAATGACGAAATCATAGAATTAGTCGGCGTGACGAATGTAAATATAACATTGATGACCATTCGGTCAGAAAATGGACACAATTGAATGTACTTACTGTTAATCCAATGCAAGTTTGTGTGCGCTTCGAGACGGAGGTGAAAGcggggttttttgttttcttttttctctttgtgcgctttcgttttttttaaaattaaatctttacaatacaaacagtaaaaacaagcaAGTAGAGTCATTAATACAGAAAATATATTAGTCAAGAGCAGAGCCAGGGGAagtttcaaataaatacattaaatatagAGCATAACTGAATGATTTTAGcagctttcttattttttaaatcatagaTGTTTTAATGTACTGTTCCGTTTCCTtaccaaaagaaacaaaagaaggtTTAGAAATTACTAAATTTGGCTTTGTGAATATGATATTTCCCTAAATTTATCAACACATTAATTaggtatatttttttctgcttcttaCTTTTGTTGTCAAGGAAACCAAACAGtacatttttccaaaacaaGGAAAAATCAGAGACAAGTTTAACAGTAATATATCGGGATAGGTCTTTCCAGAAAGGCTGGTGTAGGGACATTGCCAGAAAAGGTGCACCATTGTTtctggagataaaaaaaaagaacagttaaCACATATGTCAAGCTTAAACCTAAGGAGATATTGCTTAGCGGGATAATACCTATGTGTGATTTTGAAAGAGACTTCTCTTACTTTATTCGTAAGGAGGTATTTGTAAGGAAGGTTCCAGATATTTCCCCAATTCAGGTTGTGAACAAAGTTAGACCAATAGGGAACAACATTAGGGGTACTGGTAACCTCTCTCTGGAATAAAGAGCGAATGTTACGATTATTCCTCGTTGTGGTAGCGAAACATATATTACCAACTCCGGTCAACTTAGGGTCCAAAGCTGGTAAACAGTCTGGTTTACCAGTCCCTTTTAAGAGAGTTAGAATACCAGATGGGATGGCATCCATAACAATTGCAAACTCTTTTGGGGTGATTGGAATGCCAAAAGTGTGAAGGAATTCAGAATAATTCAGCAATGTTCCATTACCATTTAGAAGTTGGGATACTAGAATTATGTTATTATTGAACCAAGTTttataaaataaagatttattctTGAACTTAATAAGCTGATTATTCCAGATGTAGCACCTATGTGGGGAGAAATTATGTTTGTAAATTAATGACCATGCTAAgagcatttgtttgtggaaTTTAGATAAAATTAAGGGaattttttctatttcataatCACACAAAAGTAAGTATTCTAAGTATTCTAAATATTCCAACCTTAGAGAAAATATAGTTAGGTATAAAGTTCCATGAAGATGTTGGATCTTTTAGAAAGTGCTTTAtccaatttattttaaaagtattattaAGGGTTGTAAAATCAAGAAAGTTTAGACCACCGCTTTCAAAGGTGTTCAtaatacagggttcgtacacatttttcaaggtcaaattcaagcacttttcaagcacttttaagtgtcattttcaaatttttccagcaccttattgctggggtaaaatacatatctacaggaatatatacactcatttttgtacattgtattatgctgcgaacatctaaaatcatgtttcataatagcaagaagtttagaaattaaaggagaacacaaagttttatccaaaaaaatggaagccacttggcgttcttcaggaacactcgcaccgagacaatgagagactgagagcaccctgtaattttcttttttgacatagatctttatgtttcagaatgcagtgttgggagtaacgcgttacaaaagtaatgcaattactgtaatgcattactttttggtgtaacacagtaatgtaaacaaaaaaaggtaatattttactcagtacaaatctcagtaacgCGTGTTATAATGCATATAATGCATATAATGAGAACTTTTGATCGAGGAGAAGATGACtggaaggatgtgaagaacattatagttaagtgcattttgtgtgcaaaaccaaaagatctctctacctcgcaAAATAGCACAAGTcatttaacgaaacatctagagcggtgtcacactaacattaagctagtgacc from Sparus aurata chromosome 9, fSpaAur1.1, whole genome shotgun sequence encodes:
- the LOC115588649 gene encoding uncharacterized protein LOC115588649 is translated as MSISGWRASTTGSKLRQAINAIAEMGEMPLEIRRHKLGLRYLMKLKGQNEMIPTKNLLNEHWEFMGISKKAKTNFAEKLKSVVREIGMVDISVCPPVCRPVVPAWLIPDPMVDLKLLNKSKTRMSEDVVKEVKIWQQLKWGDHLQIYTDGSKDHESGRVAVGISIPEIGYKKGYRISDHMSVFTAEMVAVLWALRWIEENKQGNSIICSDSAATLTTIKETKSKYRPDVVVEILQSLFRIHKAGYEVGFLWVPAHMGVKGNEEADEMAKKAVKEERVQIHLQYGAPEYTERINRFLKEKWQKSWEKERKGRAYFIVQQSVSKSKCTIKCNRKDSVLLS